In Nocardia asteroides, the following proteins share a genomic window:
- a CDS encoding WXG100 family type VII secretion target, translating to MTILYDPAAMNELFSDLQTYGGKMKGEIDELEGAASDFRNNLQGDNAISNFDTAHKNVTTELTDTLDKLDKLAAQVESALNRALEADGKVGDGFADF from the coding sequence ATGACCATTCTTTACGATCCCGCGGCGATGAACGAGCTGTTCAGCGACCTGCAGACCTACGGCGGGAAGATGAAGGGCGAGATCGACGAACTCGAGGGCGCCGCTTCGGATTTCCGCAACAACCTGCAGGGTGACAACGCGATCTCGAACTTCGACACCGCGCACAAGAACGTCACCACCGAGCTGACCGACACCCTCGACAAGCTCGACAAGCTCGCCGCGCAGGTCGAGTCCGCGCTCAACCGCGCGCTCGAGGCCGACGGCAAAGTCGGCGACGGTTTCGCCGACTTCTGA
- a CDS encoding ESX secretion-associated protein EspG → MTTLTNDSLLAVAERLGVQTLPLVLAVGPQQDSFDAWRAARDAAVAELTAAGIFDAYGDVEPELADALYTLAQPDAELVARSFGEDDRRRICLARRGAGHASAVRLGADFEIGTSTIDGSDRELTRLLLAALPHCAPAEVAGVSVAADDLAARLDAAETTSQYVDAMYALGIDAHQATVLGAAFGSCHGYTEIVAVVHHDGLTTRAPGAVAVYDTARGRIVVAPMTAPDGQVWSTITPGTDHRLTQAVGALLEGLPGGGWRPD, encoded by the coding sequence ATGACCACCCTCACCAACGACTCGCTGCTGGCCGTCGCCGAACGCCTGGGTGTGCAGACCCTGCCCCTGGTCCTGGCGGTCGGGCCGCAGCAGGACAGCTTCGACGCGTGGCGAGCCGCTCGCGACGCCGCCGTCGCCGAACTCACCGCCGCAGGCATTTTCGACGCCTACGGTGACGTCGAACCCGAGCTGGCGGACGCGCTGTACACCCTGGCCCAGCCCGATGCCGAACTGGTCGCCCGCAGCTTCGGCGAGGACGACCGCAGACGCATCTGCCTGGCCCGCCGCGGCGCGGGTCACGCCAGCGCGGTGCGCCTAGGCGCCGATTTCGAGATCGGCACCAGCACCATCGACGGCTCCGACCGTGAACTCACCCGGCTGCTGCTGGCCGCGCTGCCGCACTGCGCGCCCGCCGAGGTGGCCGGGGTGAGCGTCGCGGCCGACGACCTGGCCGCCCGGCTGGACGCGGCCGAGACAACCTCCCAGTACGTGGACGCGATGTATGCGCTCGGTATCGACGCGCACCAGGCGACCGTCCTCGGCGCGGCCTTCGGCTCCTGCCATGGCTACACCGAGATCGTCGCCGTAGTCCACCATGACGGGCTGACCACCCGAGCCCCTGGCGCGGTCGCGGTGTACGACACCGCGCGCGGCCGGATCGTCGTCGCGCCGATGACGGCGCCCGACGGGCAGGTGTGGTCGACCATAACTCCGGGCACCGATCATCGCCTCACCCAGGCCGTCGGTGCGCTCCTCGAGGGGCTTCCCGGTGGGGGGTGGCGGCCCGATTGA
- a CDS encoding PE family protein: MSNTFEFDSAAASKAAAALDGIADRLTTELNAVAPTLRVVPAGADEVSARAATTANGVADDYLTGAEAGAHEMSKLAATLRAQVSEFDQMETDNTTGFTGPAA; encoded by the coding sequence ATGAGTAACACCTTCGAATTCGATTCGGCTGCGGCGAGCAAGGCCGCCGCGGCACTGGACGGGATCGCCGACCGGCTCACCACCGAGCTGAACGCGGTGGCGCCTACCCTGCGGGTGGTGCCCGCGGGCGCCGACGAGGTGTCCGCGCGCGCCGCGACCACCGCCAACGGTGTCGCCGACGATTACCTCACCGGTGCGGAGGCCGGCGCTCACGAGATGAGCAAGCTCGCCGCCACCCTGCGTGCGCAGGTGTCGGAGTTCGATCAGATGGAAACCGACAACACCACCGGCTTCACCGGACCCGCGGCGTAA
- a CDS encoding PPE domain-containing protein: MIEPPQPGFTGVVWEAREPQKLATDLTTGAGPLPMADAAAAWTRLAAAFGAAVLDYEQVLQTLRGSWTSGRSEQVWERISTLREWLLETAAAATANAARLQAQVLAYEVAALAMPNTADIAAITAMQQALEQVGTALGAPIKAIAAQTDAESDVAKAVASRVMRSYEAATEPLATPWLHAPPPPIAPEAALAGERSAKPETPGTPGAVAPGIGAIGLGALPSLPAPVQTAYRAPVFVQSTATVSTPQTTPVATPTGQAAPLVPGAMAPGAGGQDSAARFPRAGLAYEESDQLVAEGEIQAAPAVLGVAERAAPQTGGTSATTEGRP; encoded by the coding sequence ATGATCGAACCACCGCAGCCCGGTTTCACCGGAGTGGTGTGGGAGGCGCGCGAGCCGCAGAAGCTCGCCACCGACCTCACCACCGGTGCCGGACCGTTGCCGATGGCCGACGCGGCCGCCGCCTGGACGCGGCTCGCCGCGGCCTTCGGCGCGGCCGTGCTCGACTACGAGCAGGTGCTGCAAACCCTGCGTGGCTCCTGGACATCCGGGCGCAGCGAACAGGTGTGGGAACGGATCTCGACCCTGCGCGAGTGGCTGCTCGAGACCGCCGCGGCGGCGACCGCGAACGCGGCCCGGCTGCAAGCCCAGGTCCTGGCCTACGAGGTCGCGGCCCTGGCGATGCCGAACACCGCCGACATCGCGGCCATCACCGCGATGCAGCAGGCGCTGGAACAGGTCGGCACCGCGCTCGGTGCGCCGATCAAGGCGATCGCGGCGCAGACCGACGCCGAGTCCGATGTCGCGAAGGCGGTCGCCTCCCGGGTGATGCGCAGCTATGAGGCGGCCACCGAGCCGCTGGCCACCCCGTGGCTGCACGCCCCGCCGCCGCCGATCGCACCGGAGGCCGCGCTGGCGGGCGAGCGATCGGCGAAGCCCGAGACGCCCGGTACGCCGGGCGCTGTGGCCCCCGGCATCGGGGCGATCGGGCTCGGCGCCTTGCCGTCGTTGCCCGCGCCCGTGCAAACCGCTTATCGCGCACCGGTTTTCGTGCAGTCCACCGCGACGGTCAGCACGCCGCAGACGACGCCGGTCGCCACGCCCACCGGGCAGGCCGCCCCGCTCGTTCCCGGTGCGATGGCGCCCGGTGCGGGTGGCCAGGACTCCGCCGCCCGCTTCCCGCGCGCGGGCCTGGCCTACGAGGAGTCCGACCAGCTGGTCGCCGAGGGTGAGATCCAGGCCGCCCCGGCGGTACTCGGCGTCGCCGAACGCGCCGCGCCGCAGACCGGCGGCACCTCCGCCACCACGGAGGGCAGGCCATGA
- a CDS encoding type VII secretion target: MNHVAVVPDAVRAYAGASATMAAGVAQAGAVDQAATMAAAVPVFGLIGQEFLLSFAYAQANHLTSVAQLAAVHAGTALTATQAAATYEGADGAAKLGIAAVDL; encoded by the coding sequence ATGAATCACGTTGCGGTAGTTCCCGATGCGGTCCGCGCGTACGCGGGGGCCTCGGCCACCATGGCGGCGGGGGTCGCCCAGGCCGGAGCGGTCGACCAGGCCGCGACGATGGCCGCGGCTGTGCCCGTGTTCGGCCTGATCGGCCAGGAATTCCTGCTGTCGTTCGCCTACGCCCAGGCCAATCACCTGACGTCGGTGGCGCAGCTCGCCGCCGTGCACGCGGGTACCGCGCTCACCGCCACGCAGGCCGCGGCGACGTACGAGGGCGCCGACGGTGCGGCCAAGCTGGGCATCGCCGCGGTCGATCTGTAG
- a CDS encoding antitoxin YezG family protein, with amino-acid sequence MADELAGDPDVGFTLTTVVADDGGISERAAALSHRIAKTVAALGPPGWTKVEASFALTAAAEVSMVVFHDEQQRFARVFPSPELLDLLREHRHISASMGDGPWWRYLLTLTNAGRMEVDYDYGDEPFPDDQLFPPTVYRTDIEIYPRDHLPIWLAAYIYHGNRQLRGPVAAAEQARADIAAGRHAVGSAPDVEFPALVPMARRWALIAAAFVAVGSKWGPRVTPAFHVFEGSKFSGSTLCLLPGDRAVLSGGVWNAPELDAVYNKDLPMPDFYLGAPDWVAAPVLNRRAESGLLTFCYWWEGGRWYRGASVGADALAPAVPGMWDTRTVVDVLTGLLGERASQAQKEGVLGLVEAAERAAVAREAFTRVFPADTYHVDAAWFELNLAGLLGTHHVGLAE; translated from the coding sequence GTGGCTGACGAGCTGGCCGGTGATCCCGATGTCGGATTCACCCTCACCACGGTGGTGGCCGACGACGGCGGGATCTCGGAGCGGGCCGCCGCGCTGAGCCATCGCATCGCGAAAACCGTGGCGGCGCTGGGCCCGCCGGGGTGGACCAAGGTCGAGGCGTCGTTCGCGCTGACGGCGGCGGCCGAGGTGTCGATGGTCGTGTTCCACGACGAGCAGCAGCGATTCGCCCGGGTCTTCCCGAGCCCGGAACTGCTGGACCTGCTGCGCGAGCACCGGCACATCTCCGCCTCGATGGGCGACGGCCCGTGGTGGCGCTACCTGCTCACGCTGACCAACGCGGGCCGGATGGAAGTCGACTACGACTACGGCGACGAGCCGTTCCCCGACGATCAGCTCTTCCCGCCGACGGTGTATCGCACCGACATCGAGATCTATCCGCGCGATCACCTGCCGATCTGGCTGGCCGCCTATATCTATCACGGGAACCGGCAGCTGCGGGGACCGGTGGCCGCCGCCGAGCAGGCGCGCGCGGACATCGCCGCGGGCCGGCACGCCGTCGGCTCGGCGCCGGATGTGGAGTTCCCCGCGCTCGTGCCGATGGCGCGCCGATGGGCTTTGATCGCGGCCGCTTTCGTGGCGGTCGGCTCCAAGTGGGGGCCGCGGGTGACGCCGGCGTTCCATGTCTTCGAGGGGTCCAAGTTCAGTGGTTCCACCCTGTGCCTGCTGCCCGGTGACCGCGCCGTGCTCTCCGGCGGGGTGTGGAACGCACCGGAACTCGACGCTGTCTACAACAAAGACCTGCCGATGCCGGACTTCTATCTCGGCGCCCCCGACTGGGTCGCGGCGCCGGTGCTCAACCGGCGAGCCGAGAGCGGATTGCTCACCTTCTGCTACTGGTGGGAGGGCGGCCGCTGGTACCGGGGCGCCTCCGTCGGCGCCGACGCGCTCGCTCCCGCGGTGCCGGGGATGTGGGACACCAGGACTGTCGTCGACGTGCTCACCGGGCTGCTCGGCGAGCGGGCCTCGCAGGCGCAGAAAGAGGGCGTGCTCGGACTGGTCGAGGCCGCCGAGCGCGCGGCCGTGGCCAGGGAGGCCTTCACGCGGGTCTTCCCCGCCGACACCTATCACGTCGACGCCGCCTGGTTCGAACTGAATCTGGCCGGTCTGCTCGGCACCCACCACGTGGGCCTGGCCGAGTGA
- a CDS encoding YbaB/EbfC family nucleoid-associated protein, whose amino-acid sequence MVETMDELIAKVQGQLYRLQDLSEATNRIRAQETSPDGAVTVTVDGAGALVGLEFTAAVGALSPADFESTLVRTAQAAAHRAFAERAELVNAYNQTGT is encoded by the coding sequence ATGGTCGAAACCATGGACGAGCTGATCGCGAAGGTGCAGGGTCAGCTCTACCGGCTGCAGGATCTGTCCGAGGCCACCAATCGCATCCGGGCGCAGGAAACCTCGCCCGACGGCGCGGTGACGGTGACCGTCGACGGGGCTGGCGCGCTGGTCGGACTGGAGTTCACCGCGGCGGTCGGCGCGCTGTCGCCGGCGGACTTCGAGAGCACGCTGGTGCGGACCGCGCAGGCGGCCGCGCATCGCGCCTTCGCCGAACGGGCCGAGCTGGTGAACGCGTACAACCAAACCGGCACGTGA
- a CDS encoding WXG100 family type VII secretion target, translating into MPPQGPVGVEAGGVDGVVSKLEGTINNLRTSVGQIDDAAQAVLRGWKGDASDEFVKVAQAWHDEADALNKKFDRLTEAVNTGKSTLVNMDGQGLSGGGASSGGGSYTNL; encoded by the coding sequence ATGCCCCCTCAGGGACCAGTAGGTGTAGAAGCCGGCGGCGTAGACGGCGTCGTCTCCAAGCTCGAAGGCACGATCAACAACCTGCGCACGTCGGTCGGCCAGATCGACGACGCGGCCCAGGCCGTGCTGCGTGGCTGGAAGGGTGACGCTTCCGACGAGTTCGTGAAGGTCGCCCAGGCCTGGCACGACGAGGCCGACGCGCTGAACAAGAAGTTCGACCGGCTCACCGAAGCCGTCAACACCGGTAAGTCCACCCTGGTGAACATGGACGGCCAAGGCCTGTCCGGCGGTGGCGCCTCCAGCGGTGGCGGCAGCTACACCAACCTCTGA
- a CDS encoding ESX secretion-associated protein EspG, which yields MTPTWEFTGDEFDALWSGIDEEYMPDPFIHTGAAGDADEAEVARKEAWARIRRRWGHELDEIIDVLTHPDIRIAVRGYGGGDKLLDPAYSVRMLAARKGELGYLVRQRPGETLYHAEGFVVTRHGALTLGDVIADHLPEAEAGRGQEIRLDEPDSDQFDHSYGRSLVQHYDDDSAVQTQTFQQARLDRDGFIDIEQGWSRFGPRGILRLRLGWRDLTDDGRYVIVPGTPPVAVGADRRRVVSLINSQIAEVVRAIRDDRA from the coding sequence GTGACGCCCACCTGGGAATTCACCGGCGACGAGTTCGACGCGCTGTGGTCGGGCATCGACGAGGAGTACATGCCCGACCCGTTCATCCACACCGGCGCGGCGGGCGACGCGGACGAAGCCGAAGTCGCGCGCAAGGAAGCGTGGGCGCGGATCCGGCGGCGGTGGGGGCACGAGCTCGACGAGATCATCGACGTCCTCACCCACCCCGACATCCGGATCGCGGTGCGCGGCTACGGTGGCGGGGACAAGCTGCTCGATCCCGCCTACTCGGTGCGCATGCTCGCCGCGCGCAAGGGCGAGCTGGGATATCTGGTGCGGCAACGGCCGGGTGAAACCCTGTATCACGCCGAAGGATTCGTCGTCACGCGGCACGGTGCGCTGACCCTCGGTGACGTGATCGCCGATCACCTGCCCGAGGCCGAGGCGGGCCGCGGCCAGGAGATCCGCCTCGACGAACCGGACAGCGATCAGTTCGACCACAGCTACGGCCGTTCGCTGGTGCAGCACTACGACGACGATTCCGCGGTGCAGACTCAGACTTTTCAACAGGCCAGGTTGGACCGCGACGGGTTCATCGACATCGAGCAGGGCTGGTCGCGATTCGGCCCGCGCGGCATCCTGCGGCTGCGCCTGGGCTGGCGCGATCTGACCGATGACGGTCGCTATGTGATCGTGCCCGGCACGCCACCGGTGGCGGTCGGCGCCGATCGCAGGCGGGTGGTGTCGCTGATCAACAGCCAGATCGCCGAAGTTGTCAGAGCCATCAGGGATGATCGGGCGTAG
- the eccE gene encoding type VII secretion protein EccE produces the protein MNAGQTGGDNAYDTLRDPEFWLFRMYPLRACVPVAVLAAIVAWVVLATTDSGYGAIGGAVAVLLIGLVPIRRRTLAVRFGEWLGRRVRGRTETLDRAPAFDVPLPEGGGCGVRWDGDLLLTMLRIDPPPDTLTLLRRGTLSADQLLPLTEVARCLDQFDVELVSIDVIATGARTAGTGAAAHLYDRILGPLPAIAHRTCWLVLRLDPVANAAAVDKRGGGATGALRTMIIATRRVANRLATHGIDAAVLTATEMNSAVRELTHGFDPLTLTESAHGLESEFGRHLTHYQLTAPMIGTNGLAEIWSLPSLSTTVTLRLHPGSRRIGRASDKAGTVVLNAVVRLDSVAPYEQVPVAGLRELPGSQRRILLDTLPIGAADDLGGRDGYRGTLTALTDISVPTTGCGQLIGADERGQGIAVPLIGAGTRHVDVIGNLDLAQQVVLRATALGAHAVVHTTRPQAWQSMVANLATPQLLSIAPRAAGATPQTPPGPPPVPAAPYPTTTVLVFDGIAPTSHLGGATIVEVRTAERDSEALAPDVTLVQDPYAPNRITVRTSTGSATVSMVTTPDEMHYIGESLAAR, from the coding sequence ATGAACGCCGGGCAAACCGGCGGCGACAATGCCTACGACACGCTGCGTGACCCGGAATTCTGGTTGTTCCGAATGTATCCGTTGCGTGCGTGTGTGCCGGTCGCGGTGCTCGCGGCGATCGTGGCCTGGGTGGTCCTGGCGACCACGGATTCGGGATATGGGGCGATCGGCGGCGCTGTCGCGGTCCTGCTGATCGGGCTCGTCCCGATCCGGCGGCGCACCCTCGCGGTGCGGTTCGGCGAATGGCTGGGGCGCCGGGTCCGCGGCCGGACCGAAACCCTCGACCGGGCGCCCGCGTTCGACGTGCCGCTGCCCGAGGGCGGCGGCTGCGGCGTGCGCTGGGACGGCGACCTGCTGCTTACCATGCTCCGCATCGATCCGCCGCCGGACACGCTCACCCTGCTGCGCCGCGGCACCCTGAGCGCGGATCAGCTGTTGCCGCTCACCGAGGTCGCGCGCTGCCTCGATCAGTTCGACGTGGAACTGGTGAGCATCGACGTCATCGCGACCGGCGCGCGCACCGCGGGCACCGGCGCCGCCGCGCACCTCTACGACCGGATCCTGGGCCCGCTGCCCGCCATCGCGCACCGCACCTGCTGGCTGGTGCTGCGCCTGGACCCGGTGGCGAACGCGGCGGCGGTGGACAAACGCGGCGGCGGCGCGACCGGCGCGCTGCGCACCATGATCATCGCCACCCGCCGGGTCGCCAACCGGCTCGCCACCCACGGCATCGACGCCGCGGTGCTCACCGCCACCGAGATGAACAGCGCGGTGCGCGAACTGACCCACGGTTTCGACCCGCTGACCCTGACCGAGTCGGCGCACGGCCTCGAGTCCGAGTTCGGCAGGCACCTGACCCACTACCAGCTCACCGCGCCGATGATCGGTACCAACGGGCTGGCCGAGATCTGGTCGCTGCCGTCGCTGTCGACGACGGTGACCCTGCGCCTGCATCCCGGCTCGCGGCGCATCGGCCGCGCGTCCGACAAGGCGGGCACCGTCGTGCTCAATGCCGTCGTCCGGCTCGATTCGGTGGCGCCCTACGAGCAGGTGCCGGTCGCCGGACTGCGCGAACTGCCGGGCAGTCAGCGCCGGATCCTGCTGGACACCTTGCCGATCGGCGCCGCCGACGACCTCGGCGGCCGCGACGGCTACCGCGGCACCCTCACCGCACTCACCGACATCTCCGTGCCGACGACCGGATGTGGTCAGCTCATCGGCGCCGACGAGCGCGGTCAGGGCATCGCGGTCCCGCTGATCGGCGCGGGCACCCGGCACGTGGACGTGATCGGGAACCTGGACCTGGCTCAGCAGGTGGTCCTGCGCGCCACCGCGCTCGGCGCCCATGCCGTCGTGCACACCACCCGCCCGCAGGCGTGGCAGTCGATGGTGGCCAACCTGGCCACCCCGCAACTGCTCTCGATCGCCCCGCGCGCGGCCGGCGCGACACCGCAGACACCGCCGGGGCCGCCGCCGGTACCCGCCGCGCCGTATCCGACGACGACCGTGCTGGTCTTCGACGGCATCGCCCCGACCAGCCACCTGGGTGGGGCCACCATCGTCGAGGTTCGCACCGCCGAACGCGATTCGGAGGCGCTCGCCCCCGACGTCACCCTCGTCCAGGACCCGTACGCGCCCAACCGGATCACGGTGCGGACGAGTACCGGCAGCGCCACGGTGTCGATGGTGACGACCCCTGACGAGATGCACTACATCGGCGAATCACTCGCGGCGAGATGA
- the eccB gene encoding type VII secretion protein EccB: protein MPAQLTTKAQVNGYRFLLRRLDHALVRRDVRMLHDPMRSQSRSMMVGAVLGLIIVAGAAILGFLKPQGAIGDALIVSGKQSGAMYVVVEAKEGEKTLHPVLNLASARLIAGEAQTPKSVKDDKLGSMPRGPLLGIPGAPAAMPGSKQGASSNWTLCETTQLSASGSASGATGGITTAIVGQLETGDRIGATGADDALLVRRDDKTYLVYQGTRAEIDPNNSVVARTLDFTGKQVRPIGSALLGATTQAPPLAVPAIDRAGEPGPGKLSNVPIGGIISVTGVQAAGQETMYVVLADGVQRVSEFTADLLRNADSRGMREIAQLAPDVLDRMPVLHTLPIDDFPERKPRILSAEDAPVACLNWTKNPGVAAQGSAVDGPAERAAVTLLAGTKLPLAESAKPVALATADGSGDRMDTVYLPPSTGEFVQVTGAEPGSLRRESLFYVADNGIRYGIPDAATAAVLGLGDKPRLAPWSIVGQLVPGPTLSTKDALTSYDSLPSATR from the coding sequence GTGCCGGCACAGCTGACAACCAAGGCCCAGGTCAACGGTTATCGTTTCCTGCTGCGCAGGCTCGACCACGCGCTGGTCCGCCGGGACGTGCGCATGCTGCACGATCCCATGCGGTCGCAGAGCAGGTCGATGATGGTCGGCGCGGTGCTCGGGCTGATCATCGTGGCGGGCGCGGCCATCCTCGGCTTTCTCAAACCGCAGGGCGCGATCGGCGACGCGCTGATCGTGAGCGGTAAGCAGAGCGGCGCCATGTATGTGGTCGTCGAGGCGAAAGAGGGAGAGAAAACTCTCCACCCGGTCCTCAATCTGGCTTCGGCCCGGCTGATCGCGGGCGAGGCGCAGACCCCGAAATCGGTGAAGGACGACAAACTCGGTTCGATGCCACGCGGCCCGCTGCTCGGCATTCCCGGCGCGCCCGCCGCCATGCCCGGCTCCAAGCAGGGCGCGAGCTCGAACTGGACCCTGTGCGAGACCACCCAGCTCTCCGCATCCGGCAGCGCGTCCGGTGCCACCGGCGGCATCACCACCGCCATCGTCGGGCAGCTGGAGACCGGCGACCGCATCGGCGCCACCGGCGCCGACGACGCGCTGCTGGTGCGCCGCGACGACAAGACCTACCTGGTGTACCAGGGCACCAGGGCCGAGATCGACCCGAACAATTCCGTGGTCGCGCGCACCCTCGACTTCACCGGCAAGCAGGTCCGCCCGATCGGCAGCGCGCTGCTCGGCGCGACGACGCAGGCGCCGCCGCTGGCCGTGCCCGCCATCGACCGCGCGGGCGAGCCGGGGCCGGGCAAGCTGTCGAATGTGCCGATCGGCGGCATCATCTCGGTGACCGGGGTGCAGGCCGCGGGCCAGGAGACGATGTACGTGGTGCTGGCCGACGGCGTGCAGCGCGTGTCCGAGTTCACCGCCGACCTGCTGCGCAACGCCGATTCACGGGGCATGCGCGAGATCGCCCAGCTGGCCCCGGACGTCCTGGACCGGATGCCGGTGCTGCACACACTGCCGATCGACGACTTCCCCGAACGCAAGCCGCGCATCCTGTCGGCCGAGGACGCCCCGGTGGCCTGCCTGAACTGGACCAAGAACCCGGGTGTGGCCGCGCAGGGCAGCGCGGTGGACGGTCCGGCAGAGCGGGCCGCGGTGACGCTGCTCGCCGGCACGAAGCTGCCGCTGGCCGAGTCGGCCAAGCCGGTGGCGCTGGCCACCGCCGACGGCTCCGGCGACCGGATGGACACGGTCTACCTGCCGCCGAGCACCGGCGAGTTCGTGCAGGTCACCGGTGCCGAACCAGGCAGCCTGCGGCGCGAATCCCTGTTCTACGTGGCCGACAACGGGATTCGCTACGGCATCCCGGACGCCGCGACGGCCGCGGTCCTCGGGCTCGGTGACAAGCCGCGGCTGGCGCCGTGGTCGATCGTCGGCCAGCTGGTGCCCGGTCCGACCCTGTCCACCAAAGACGCTCTGACCAGCTACGATTCGCTGCCCTCCGCGACCAGGTAG
- a CDS encoding YbaB/EbfC family nucleoid-associated protein: MTNEHAKAQMADILETVQKQMQAIARVQQDRAKIVASATVRKRVTVTVNADYKVIETKFTPDIDDLTYTEIAKAVTEAAQQAATEVARLTQEMMAPIQQERARLPKITELVDDMDGFAIPQPVEASLEPPNSPERERLSADEDGSRDPSRAATDASW, encoded by the coding sequence ATGACCAACGAACACGCCAAGGCGCAGATGGCGGACATCCTCGAGACGGTGCAGAAGCAGATGCAGGCGATCGCGCGGGTGCAGCAGGACCGGGCGAAGATCGTCGCCAGCGCCACCGTGCGCAAGCGGGTGACCGTCACGGTCAACGCGGATTACAAGGTGATCGAAACGAAGTTCACCCCCGACATCGACGATCTCACCTACACCGAGATCGCCAAGGCCGTCACCGAGGCCGCCCAGCAGGCCGCGACCGAGGTCGCGCGCCTGACGCAGGAGATGATGGCGCCGATCCAGCAGGAGCGCGCACGCCTGCCGAAGATCACCGAATTGGTCGACGACATGGACGGATTCGCCATTCCGCAACCGGTGGAGGCCTCGCTGGAGCCGCCCAATTCGCCGGAGCGGGAACGGCTGTCGGCCGACGAGGACGGCTCGCGGGATCCGTCGCGCGCCGCTACCGACGCGAGCTGGTGA